A part of Vigna radiata var. radiata cultivar VC1973A chromosome 11, Vradiata_ver6, whole genome shotgun sequence genomic DNA contains:
- the LOC106776420 gene encoding uncharacterized protein LOC106776420, whose amino-acid sequence MALLGEKRVEEELSYPIMVAERVRSAVDEADSFKAECSEVWKQVDRLLQMLRTLVRFATATNTSAASPPLYERPIRRVAAETAKNLDRALALVRKCKRRSILHRVVSIVGAADFRKVLAHLDASVGDMKWLLSIFDADGGIVLSLPPIASNDPILSWVWSFIASLQMGQLNDRIEAANQLTSLAQDNDRNKKIIVEECGVPPLLKLFKEGTSPLAQIAAAGALCHLANDLDRVRVIVGEHGVPAVVQVLSDSPMRVQTLAANLVARMAKHDPVAQEDFARENVIRPLVTLLSFDTFVDDQWDHLGKQSIHSIVQINKELGKGRQGGRHFANSYSNSYFFAEGSSRGGNHRKERENEDPEVKLQLKVSCAEALWMLARGSVTNSRKITETKGMLCLAKIVQNEQGELQFNCLMTIMEVTVAAESNADLRRAAFKTNSPAAKTVVEQLLRIIKEVDNPALQMPAMKSIGALARTFPARETRVIEPLVAQMSNRNAEVADEAALALTKFASPDNFLHVEHSKTIIEFNGIPALMRLLRSNEVTQMHDGLTLLCYLALHAGNSESLEQARVLTVLEGADRTVLPQHLKELVSRAIIHLNLYHAGMNSQRMSYLP is encoded by the coding sequence ATGGCGTTGTTGGGGGAGAAGCGAGTGGAGGAAGAGTTATCGTACCCGATTATGGTGGCGGAGCGAGTTCGCTCGGCGGTGGACGAGGCCGACTCATTCAAAGCTGAGTGCTCGGAGGTGTGGAAGCAGGTCGATCGCCTCCTCCAAATGCTCCGAACCCTCGTCCGCTTTGCCACGGCCACCAACACCTCCGCCGCGTCGCCGCCGCTCTACGAGCGTCCCATCCGTCGCGTCGCTGCCGAGACGGCGAAGAATCTCGACCGCGCTCTCGCCCTCGTGCGAAAGTGCAAGCGCCGGAGCATCCTCCACCGTGTCGTCTCCATCGTTGGCGCCGCCGATTTCCGGAAAGTCCTGGCCCACCTGGACGCGTCCGTGGGTGATATGAAGTGGCTCCTCAGCATCTTCGACGCCGACGGCGGCATTGTCCTCTCGCTCCCTCCGATAGCCAGCAACGACCCCATTTTATCTTGGGTATGGTCTTTCATCGCTTCCCTTCAAATGGGTCAATTAAATGATAGAATTGAGGCTGCGAATCAACTTACTTCTTTAGCTCAAGATAACGATAGAAATAAGAAGATCATAGTTGAGGAATGTGGGGTGCCTCCTTTGTTGAAGCTTTTCAAGGAAGGCACTTCCCCTCTTGCTCAAATTGCTGCTGCCGGTGCTTTGTGTCATTTGGCTAATGATTTGGATAGGGTTAGAGTGATTGTGGGTGAGCATGGTGTGCCCGCTGTTGTTCAGGTTCTCAGTGACTCCCCCATGAGGGTTCAGACCCTGGCTGCCAATTTGGTTGCCAGGATGGCCAAGCATGACCCTGTGGCTCAGGAGGATTTCGCCCGCGAGAACGTGATTAGACCGCTTGTGACACTCTTGTCGTTTGACACCTTTGTGGATGATCAATGGGATCATTTGGGGAAGCAAAGTATTCATTCCATTGTTCAAATTAATAAGGAGTTGGGAAAGGGTCGCCAAGGAGGTCGCCATTTTGCGAATTCCTACTCGAATTCGTATTTTTTTGCGGAGGGAAGTAGCCGGGGAGGGAATCATAGGAAGGAGAGGGAGAATGAGGATCCTGAGGTGAAGCTTCAGCTGAAGGTTAGTTGCGCTGAGGCGTTGTGGATGCTTGCGCGAGGGAGTGTGACCAACAGTCGGAAGATAACTGAGACCAAAGGGATGCTTTGTTTGGCTAAGATTGTTCAGAATGAGCAAGGAGAGCTTCAGTTTAATTGCTTGATGACGATAATGGAGGTAACTGTAGCTGCTGAATCCAATGCTGACCTTCGTCGAGCAGCGTTTAAGACCAATTCTCCTGCTGCTAAGACTGTTGTGGAACAGCTGCTGAGGATAATTAAAGAAGTGGATAACCCTGCGTTGCAAATGCCAGCTATGAAGTCCATCGGTGCGTTGGCTAGGACGTTTCCCGCTAGAGAGACTCGGGTAATTGAACCTCTAGTTGCTCAGATGAGTAATAGAAATGCAGAAGTAGCAGATGAGGCAGCACTTGCTCTTACCAAATTTGCTTCTCCGGATAATTTCTTACATGTTGAGCATTCTAAGACGATAATTGAATTCAATGGCATCCCGGCACTGATGAGACTGCTCAGGAGTAATGAAGTTACCCAGATGCACGATGGGCTAACTCTTCTTTGCTACCTTGCACTTCATGCTGGCAACAGTGAGTCCTTGGAGCAAGCAAGGGTGTTGACAGTGCTTGAAGGTGCAGACAGAACAGTTCTTCCTCAGCATCTAAAGGAATTGGTCTCCAGGGCAATAATCCACCTCAATTTGTATCATGCAGGAATGAATTCTCAAAGGATGTCATATTTGCCTTGA